From Vanrija pseudolonga chromosome 1, complete sequence, a single genomic window includes:
- the PTR2_6 gene encoding Peptide transporter PTR2 — protein MSNVNDTTLEYESAPLPPSGLPTEKDEKTSIHAGAEVTSPADDGEEYPTTEELSTLKKIPAPLAFAAFCLCFVELAERASYFGSSQIFANFVNNPLPEGGNGAGAVAKGAKGKDQSAGALGMGSVSASAVSSTFTFLAYVTPILGGIVSDAYWGRYKTICVGVAVGAIAHVLLVIPGIPSVISGGHAFVPFIIAVLILSFASGFIKASLGPMLCDQSPVKKPVIRLTQTGERVILDPQTTVTRYLLIFYWAINIGSFFAIATSYSERLVGFWLAFLLPGIIYMLCPIVLAVLYGKTYKAPAQGSVVVEAFRVFKTLFANSSWKQIFRGGDAFWNNAKPSHMAAGGQELSPEVFWDDLFVEELRASCSASVVFFLTPIFILADGAIGNQYNDMSVAMKLGGIPNDIMNNFNSLAIIVATPILTWGVYPFFERIGLPLKPMTRLSIGFILGMLTMIFSAIIQWRIYVTSPCGWSATTCDDVSPVSIAWMIPLYAVPAVGELFVMVTGYELAYTRAPARMKGLVYAICLFSSAISAAISLACSAAITDPNLIWPYIPVAALCLVCAIIFPVYFKHLNEPMENFADVDRQQGKHQPNYIAEKKVADDEEAY, from the exons ATGAGCA acGTAAACGACACAACACTCGAGTACGAGTCTGCCCCGCTCCCGCCCTCGGGCCTCCCGACCGAGAAGGACGAGAAGACGTCCatccacgccggcgccgaggtgacctcgcccgcggacgacggcgaggagtaCCCTACCACCGAGGAGCTCTCGACGCTCAAGAAGatccccgcgccgctggcgttCGCGGCCTTCTGCCTGTGTttcgtcgagctcgccgagcgcgcgtcgtACTTTGGCTCCTCGCAGATCTTCGCCAACTTCGTCAACAACCCTCTCCCGGAGGGCGGtaacggcgccggcgccgtcgccaagggcgcgaagggcaaggaccagtcggcgggcgcgctgGGCATGGGCAGCgtgtccgcctcggccgtgtcgtcgacgttcACGTTCCTCGCGTACGTCACGCCCATCCTCGGCGGTATCGTCTCGGACGCGTACTGGGGCCGCTACAAGACCatctgcgtcggcgtcgctgtcggcgctaTCGCCCACGTGCTCCTCGTCATTCCCGGTATTCCGTCGGTCATTAGCGGCGGGCACGCGTTCGTGCCCTTCATCATCGCTGTGCTTATCCTGTCGTTCGCGTCGGGCTTCATCAAGGCCTCGCTTGGCCCCATGCTCTGCGACCAGAGCCCCGTGAAGAAGCCCGTCATCCGGCTCACTCAgaccggcgagcgcgtcatcCTCGACCCGCAGACGACGGTCACGCGCTACCTGCTCATCTTCTACTGGGCGATCAA CATCGGATCCTTCTTCGCCATCGCGACCTCCTACTCCGAGCGCCTGGTCGGCTTCTggctcgccttcctcctccccggcATCATCTACATGCTGTGCCCGatcgtcctcgccgtgctctACGGCAAGACGTACAAGGCACCCGCGCAGggctcggtcgtcgtcgaggcgttCAGGGTGTTCAAGACGCTGTTCGCCAACTCGAGCTGGAAGCAGATcttccgcggcggcgacgcgttcTGGAACAACGCCAAGCCGAGCCACATGGCCGCTGGCGGCCAGGAGCTCTCGCCCGAGGTGTTCTGGGACGACCTGttcgtcgaggagctgcgcgcgtcgtgctctGCCAGCGTCGTGTTCTTCCTCACGCCCATCTTCAtccttgccgacggcgctATTGGAAACCAGTACAACGACATGAGTGTGGCCATgaagctcggcggcatcccCAACGACATTATGAACAAC TTCAACTCCCTCGCCATCATTGTCGCGACACCCATCCTCACGTGGGGCGTGTACCCCTTCTTTGAGCGCATCGGCCTGCCCCTCAAGCCCATGACGCGCCTGTCCATCGGCTTCATCCTCGGCATGCTGACCATGATCTTCTCCGCCATCATCCAGTGGCGCATCTACGTCACCTCGCCTTGCGGATGGAGCGCGACCACCTGCGACGACGTCTCGCCCGTCTCGATCGCGTGGATGATCCCTCTTTACGCCGTCccggccgtcggcgagctcttCGTCATGGTCACGGGCTACGAGCTCGCCTACACCCGCGCACCGGCACGCATGAAGGGCCTCGTGTACGCCATCTGCCTCTTCTCgtcggccatctcggccGCCATCTCCCtcgcgtgctcggccgccATCACCGACCCCAACCTCATCTGGCCCTACATCCCTGTCGCGGCGCTGTGTCTCGTCTGCGCCATCATCTTCCCCGTCTACTTCAAGCACCTCAACGAGCCGATGGAGAACTTTGCGGATGTCGACCGCCAGCAGGGCAAGCACCAGCCCAACTACATCGCAGAGAagaaggtcgccgacgacgaggaggcgtaCTAG
- the SPAC26H5.09c gene encoding putative oxidoreductasec, giving the protein MAPLRVSILGTGLSLQAFHYPLISALPDKFVLHSILERTPRGKAQEVAGKDIKVVTSIDEVVNDPEVDVVVISTPNNTHFPYAKAALNAGKHVMVEKPVTPTVEEAEELAALAKSKGLVFCVYQNRRWDADFLTLQKLIKEGKLGAIHEFTTRFDRYRPLPAGHVAAGWKELPGNHNEAIYNLGSHIIDQAITLFGVPDRVFNRNIDQRGIGLDEAFEMTLYYPPQAGSKTPLTVNLGASILSSVPEQLRYLIKGASGSYLKFGLDPQEPFLRGGKTVKDTGYGIEPESAWGSVSTFANGEWRTEKVKTEHGWYPAIYESLYDAVEAKDPSRLAVKPEQAIWTMKIIELGNQSSKEGRIIDVKK; this is encoded by the exons atggccCCCCTCCGCGTCTCCATCCTCGGCACCGGCCTGTCCCTCCAGGCGTTCCACTACCCCCTCATCTCGGCCCTGCCCGACAAGTTTGTGCTCCACTCCATCCTggagcgcacgccgcgcggcaaGGCGCAGGAGGTCGCAGGCAAGGACATCAAGGTGGTGACCTCTATTGACGAGGTCGTGAACGACCCCGAGGTTGATGTC gTCGTCATCTCGACGCCTAACAACACGCACTTCCCGtacgccaaggccgcgctcaacgccggcAAGCACGTCATGGTCGAGAAGCCCGTCACGCCcaccgtcgaggaggcggaggagctcgccgcgctcgccaagagCAAGGGCCTCGTGTTCTGCGTCTATCAGAACCGCCGGTGGGACGCCGACTTCCTCACGCTCCAGAAGCtcatcaaggagggcaag ctcggcgcgatcCACGAGTTCACGACCCGCTTCGACCGCTACCGCCCCCTGCCTGCCGGCCACGTCGCCGCGGGCTGGAAGGAGCTGCCGGGCAACCACAACGAGGCGATCTACAACCTCGGCTCGCACATCATCGACCAGGCCATCACGCTCTTTGGCGTGCCGGACCGCGTGTTCAACCGCAACATTGACCAGCGCGGCATTGGACTCGACGAGGCT TTCGAGATGACGCTCTACTACCCTCCCCAGGCGGGCTCGAAGACGCCGCTCaccgtcaacctcggcgcgtcgatcCTCTCGTCTGTCCCCGAGCAGCTGCGCTACCTCATCAAGGGCGCCAGCGGCTCGTACCTCAAGTTCGGGCTCGACCCGCAGGAGCCCTtcctgcgcggcggcaagacggtcAAGGACACGGGCTACGGCATTGAGCCCGAGAGCGCGTGGGGCTCCGTGTCGACGTTCGCCAACGGCGAGTGGAGGACGGAGAAGGTCAAGACCGAGCACGGATGGTACCCTGCCATCTATGAGAGCCTgtacgacgccgtcgaggccaaggacccgtcgcgcctcgccgtcaagcCCGAGCAGGCCATCTGGACCATGAAGatcatcgagctcggcaaccAGTCGAGCAAGGAGGGCAGGATTATCGACGTCAAGAAGTAG
- the NAGLU_1 gene encoding Alpha-N-acetylglucosaminidase, with translation MTTTTPWTPVGAEPSGPGALQALVERRLPKSLHDKFTFVLDASVAKAAQFDSYTVSCKDGHIKITSATTPGLSRGLLAYLRTLGGDIFWSGDTFTETLGANITDAELKGGAWAEIRYFLNIVAHSYTLAYYDWPKWEYLLDWAALHGITMPLAVGGQEQIWLEVYRDFGLADADILEYLPSAGFKAWMYMGNTHGSWTQRVTAEYVAAQWELQKKVVSRMVAFGMTPVLPGFSGFVPAALHDKIGGPDFLLASRWNDMPNEYSCNTALEPTWPSWNTVQTAFLRKQQALYGGWTSHHYSVDLYNELHPSSIEPEYLAANARATMDSLKAADERAVWVMQAWCFRDDVAHWPPSAVKGFLSGTTQEEHLILDLAAEHMPFWNRSENYHGKRWVWNTLHNYGQNNNLFGALEEYSAALASARRDGGNLVGIGLTPEGLNQNEIVYERALDAAWDDAPADLGAWLPGWVSRRYQLPSATVSPAHTAWKELAASAYRSNDARVQGVYRSIFDMVPAASGMLGKGTHFFATIIPYDTARVVLALDCLLAAAKETPALEAAPAFSYDLVDVARQVLLNAGVGLYKALIAAWEKGDKPGVAEHSARIVELLRDVDALLGTDKNHLLAPWIAGARSWAATDADADKLELDARNQILLWGTGAATPWCLDRYAAKHWHGVVGTAYARSWELFGEHLLTTTPDQYDYPAWCAKVEAYEKEWQAEKWGEREGETWGTVGKPVQVAVRLRAKWAEWL, from the exons ATGACCACCACTACACCTTGGACACCGGTGGGCGCGGAGCCCAGCGGACCCGGCGCACTCCAGGCGCTCGTGGAGCGCCGTCTCCCCAAATC CCTGCACGACAAGTTCACGTTtgtgctcgacgccagcgtcgccaaggccgcccaGTTCGACAGCTACACCGTCTCCTGCAAGGACGGGCACATCAAAAtcacgagcgcgacgacgccgggccTCTCGCGCGGCCTGCTGGCCTACCTCCGTACTCTGGGCGGCGACATCTTCTGGTCCGGGGACACGTTCACCGAGACCCTCGGCGCGAACATCACCGACGCGGAGCTCAAAGGGGGCGCGTGGGCTGAGATCCGGTACTTCCTCAACATTGTAGCGCACAGCTACACGCTCGCGTACTACGACTGGCCAAAGTGGGAGTACCTGCTCGACTGGGCGGCGCTGCACGGCATCACGatgccgctcgccgtcggcgggcaggAGCAGATCTGGCTCGAGGTGTACCGCGACTttggcctcgccgacgccgacatccTGGAGTACCTCCCCTCGGCGGGGTTCAAGGCGTGGATGTACATGGGCAACACGCACGGGTCGTGGACGCAGCGTGTCACGGCAGAGTATGTCGCCGCGCAGTGGGAGCTGCAGAAGAAGGTCGTGTCGCGGATGGTCGCTTTCGGCATGACGCCTGTGCTGCCTGGTTTCAGCGG CTtcgtccccgccgcgctgcacgacAAGATTGGTGGGCCAGACTTCCTCCTCGCGTCGCGATGGAACGACATGCCGAATGAAT ACAGCTGCAACACGGCCCTCGAACCCACCTGGCCCTCGTGGAACACGGTGCAGACGGCCTTCCTGCgcaagcagcaggcgctGTACGGCGGGTGGACGTCGCACCACTACTCGGTAGACCTGTACAACGAGCTGCACCCGAGTTCCATCGAGCCCGAGTACCTCGCGgccaacgcgcgcgcgacgatggactcgctcaaggccgccgacgagcgcgcagTGTGGGTCATGCAGGCTTGGTGCTtccgcgacgacgtggcccactggccgccgtcggctgTCAAGGGATTCCTTAGCGGAACGACGCAGGAGGAGCAT ctcatcctcgacctcgcggccgagcacATGCCATTCTGGAACCGCAGCGAGAACTACCACGGCAAGCGCTGGGTGTGGAACACT CTGCACAACTACGGGCAGAACAACAACCTGTTCGGCGCGCTAGAGGAGTacagcgccgcgctggcctctgcgcgccgcgacggcggcaatCTGGTCGGGATCGGGCTTACGCCCGAGGGGCTGAACCAGAACGAGATCGTgtacgagcgcgcgctcgacgcagcatgggacgacgcgccggccgacctcggcgcgtggCTCCCCGGCTGGGTGTCCCGGCGATACCAGCTGCCAAGCGCCACCGTCAGCCCTGCACATACCGCATGGAaggagctcgcggcgtcggcgtacaGGAGCAACGACGCGCGCGTACAGGGCGTCTACCGCTCCATCTTCGACATGGTCCCCGCTGCCTCGGGGATGCTGGGCAAGGGCACGCACTTCTTCGCGACTATCATCCCGTACGACACGGCCCGCGtagtcctcgcgctcgactgcctgctcgctgcgGCCAAGGAGacgccggcgctcgaggccgccccGGCGTTCAGCTACGACctggtcgacgtcgcgcggcaGGTGCTATTAAACGCCGGCGTGGGGCTCTACAAGGCGCTCATCGCTGCGTGGGAGAAGGGAGACAAGCCGGGCGTGGCGGAGCATTCCGCCCGTATCGTCGAActgctgcgcgacgtcgacgccctGCTCGGCACGGACAAGaaccacctcctcgcgccatggatcgcgggcgcgcggtcgtgggccgcgaccgacgccgacgcggacaagctcgagctcgacgcgcgtaACCAGATCCTCCTGTGGggcacgggcgcggcgacgccgtggtGCCTCGACCGGTATGCCGCCAAGCACTGGCACGGCGTCGTGGGCACGGCGTACGCGCGCAGCTGGGAGCTGTTCGGGGAGCATC TGCTCACGACCACGCCGGACCAGTATGACTACCCCGCTTGGtgcgccaaggtcgaggcgtACGAGAAGGAGTGGCAGGCTGAGAAGTGGGGAGAGCGTGAGGGCGAGACGTGGGGCACTGTTGGCAAGCCTGTCCAAGTTGCTGTCCGCCTCCGGGCCAAGTGGGCCGAGTGGCTGTGA
- the Y212_3 gene encoding putative 21 protein, which produces MSAQVNQTLGAAAAGETDQERLAREFKALAAGRSVVSYGDPYLSFDASNEPALTDDLVANPKSHGSSIHVNPARPAAAGDKSPSYGPLYHGRDGNPLSAPIWDFHIYWKPNNLDEKEYARKLHSAIRREFPELHVKRFWEVAVGPHPTPMFEVNIFNTEELGALFSYVVENRGPLSVLIHPNTGESAGDHTTRATWLGPKIELDVAPLYAYDIRQRAALEAKKNGTEEKK; this is translated from the exons ATGTCAGCGCAAGTGAACCagacgctcggcgccgcagccgccggcgagacggaccaggagcgcctcgcgcgcgagttcaaggcgctcgccgcgggccGCTCGGTCGTGTCCTACGGCGACCCGTACCTGTCCTTTGACGCGAGCAACGAGCCCGCGCTCACCGACGACCTGGTCGCCAACCCCAAGTCGCACGGCTCGAGTATCCACGTCAACCCCGCGCgcccggccgccgcgggcgacaAGTCGCCCAGCTACGGCCCGCTATACCACGGCCGGGACGGGAACCCGCTCAGCGCGCCGATCTGGGACTTCCACATCTACTGGAAG ccaaacaacctcgacgagaaggagTACGCGCGCAAGCTGCACTCTGCCATCCGCCGCGAGTTCCCCGAGCTGCACGTCAAGCGCTTCTGGGAGGTTGCCGTGGGCCCTCAC CCCACCCCCATGTTCGAGGTCAACATCTTCAacaccgaggagctcggcgcgctcttCTCCTACGTGGTCGAGAACCGCGGGCCGCTGTC CGTCCTCATCCACCCCAACACTggcgagtcggccggcgaccacacgacgcgcgcgacgtggctCGGGCCCAagatcgagctcgacgtcgcgcctCTGTACGCTTATGACATTCGGCAGCGGGCCGCGCtggaggccaagaagaacggcaccgaggagaagaagtaG
- the rhlG_3 gene encoding Rhamnolipids biosynthesis 3-oxoacyl-[acyl-carrier-protein] reductase — MGTRGVRWALYCAAAATCSPPHHTHTHTMTSSLSLQQSISGTDALDVSKLFSVAGRVAIVTGGGTGLGLVTATALAENGVKVYITGRRLEPIEAAAKFKPRKGDGQIIAVQADLATKAGIAALRDYVAEREKFVNILINNHGVFLGRAELDAKPQTAEALGKAMFEEESFEQWGDLFAIHVSSPYFMTAAFLPLLAAAKTAGFPEPGNVINIASLSGITRTSQRGQFNYNATKAATIHLSLMQATEFARRGLGIRVNSVSPGYFPSGMSVADFDKKSGDEAHWKDEYGIPFGRVGTATDYAQCIISLVVNQYVTGENFIIDGAWLAGQKF, encoded by the exons ATGGGGACCCGGGGGGTGCGATGGGCGCTATATTGTGCCGCAGCGGCGACTTGTTCTCCTCcccatcacacacacacacacacaatgacATCGTCCCTCTCCCTCCAGCAGAGCATCAGCGGCacggacgcgctcgacgtgagCAAGCTCTTCAGCGTCGCGGGGCGCGTGGCGATCG TCACGGGCGGCGGTaccggccttggcctcgtcacagccaccgcgctcgccgagaacGGCGTCAAGGTGTACATCACCGGCCGGCGGCTCGAGCCCATcgaggccgcggccaagTTCAAGCCGCGGAAGGGCGACGGGCAGATCATCGCCGTGCaggccgacctcgcgacCAAGGCTGgcatcgccgcgctgcgcgactacgtcgcggagcgcgagaagTTTGTCAACATCCTCATCAACA ACCACGGCGTgttcctcggccgcgcggaactcgacgccaagccccAGACTGCCGAAGCGCTCGGTAAGGCCATgttcgaggaggagagctTTGAGCAGTG GGGCGACCTCTTCGCGATCCAcgtctcgtcgccgtacTTCATGACGGCggccttcctccccctcctgGCGGCAGCCAAGACGGCCGGCTTCCCGGAGCCCGGCAACGTGATCAACATTGCGTCCCTGTCGGGCATTACGCGCACGTCGCAGCGCGGGCAGTTCAACTACAACGCCAccaaggcggcgacgatcCACCTGAGCCTGATGCAGGCGACCGAGTTTGCTCGGCGTGGCTTGGGCATCCGCGTCAACTCGGTGTCGCCGGGATACTTCCCCAGC GGCATGTCAGTTGCCGACTTTGACAAGAAGAGCGGGGACGAGGCCCACTGGAAGGACGAGTATGGCATTCCGTTCGGCCGGGTCGGCACAGCAACCGACTACGCGCAGTGCATCATCAGCCTCGTGGTC AACCAGTACGTCACCGGCGAGAACTTTATCATCGACGGCGCGTGGCTCGCGGGCCAGAAGTTTTAG
- the rhlG_2 gene encoding Rhamnolipids biosynthesis 3-oxoacyl-[acyl-carrier-protein] reductase: MSATALISALSGTNSLKAASLFDVRGWVAVVTGGGTGLGLVTALALAENGAKVYITGRRPEPLDEAAKAFATRTSAANGAGEGGAIVAVQADVSTKEGIQKLVAAVGKDEKFINLLVNNHGVSQGATDITAVEQTPEALSKHMFDGEEFDTWLSTYRINSASYYFTSFAFLPLLAAAKSVGGFPEPGNIINISSMSGVTITSQRGQFNYNASKAATLSLSHQLATEFTRAGFGIRVNTVLPGYFPSGMTVIPNESNTGSVADSAVFKNKWGIPFARPGNAREYAGAILSLATNSYVTGAEHLIDGGWMIDQAF, encoded by the exons ATGTCCGCTACAGCCCTCATCTCGGCCCTCTCCGGAACCAACAGCCTCAAGGCCGCGAGCCTGTTCGACGTGCGCGGCTGGGTCGCCGTCgtgacgggcggcggcaccggcctgGGGCTGgtcacggcgctcgcgctcgccgagaacGGCGCAAAGGTGTACATTACTGGCCGGCGGCCCGAGCCGCTCGAtgaggccgccaaggcgttTGCtacgcgcacgtcggcggccaacggagcgggcgagggcggcgccatTGTCGCTGTCCAGGCCGACGTCAGCACCAAGGAGGGCATCCAGA AGCTCGTCGCAGCGGTCGGCAAGGACGAAAAGTTCATCAACCTCCTCGTGAACAACCACGGCGTGTCGCAGGGCGCGACGGACATCACGGCCGTCGAGCAGACGCCCGAGGCGCTCTCAAAGCACATGTTTGACGGCGAGGAGTTTGACACCTGGCTCTCGACGTACCGCATCAACTCGGCAAGCTACTACTTTACGTCGTTtgccttcctccccctcctggcggcggcgaagagcGTCGGCGGGTTCCCCGAGCCAGGCAACATTATCAACATCTCGAGCATGTCCGGGGTGACGATCACGTCGCAGCGCGGACAGTTCAACTACAACGCGTCGAA GGCCGCCACGCTCAGCCTGTCGCACCAGCTCGCAACCGAGTTCACGCGCGCAGGCTTCGGTATCCGCGTCAACACGGTGCTGCCAGGCTACTTCCCCAGC GGCATGACCGTCATCCCCAACGAGAGCAACACGGGCTCGGTGGCCGACTCGGCAGTCTTCAAGAACAAGTGGGGCATCCCGTTCGCGCGGCCCGGCAACGCGCGCGAGTACGCCGGCGCGATCCTGTCGCTCGCGACCAACTCGTACGTTACCGGCGCGGAGCACCTCATCGACGGCGGGTGGATGATCGACCAGGCGTTCTAG
- the GAL4_4 gene encoding Regulatory protein GAL4: MRCEHDGRECSYGEKERKTPLTRQRMTELEDRIALYDKVWHGVFSGYEFDAACDDFEARGPGDVLSKLAALHFSDVVKAQAPAPAPAKVAELITPASPPPKRSAATSAAADAEDDDDDLPATLPPTRAHSPAAVVAPLPLLEPDTAYNYEWAEDAAIPPRDDAGMGSMIHGRGTSYFGLSSGAAFLNAIQKLTPVRVQGISPVQVTEHAAAGMILSDDQWSPPHDQFSSPHDWDSPTAATVAIPPYSEVRGYVDGYFKYFHPITTIVHEPTIRAQVTGALRVPAKPGTEVLLNMVFAMGALDSGMSAQSADGNKYYLVARRALERDILEGGTLSLVQGLAIMSNYLQRSGRPNAGYMCLGWALRMAMTLGLHTPVTSPRCTPFEREMRLRVWWAVVTIEAGCSVTFGRPHPAGAFQLDAAPIPINCDDEHLTVGSADPPGNIGEVTMYTALVYQSRLARVTCALVDRILHSNPAPAVHELRKYDNRIVSVIESMPEYMRTAPPPGPYGLAMSIQHWRTRDIRAILYRPLLLGAAWGNRTGLSGEVLDAIETCRSLAVENLQDIAKFMANTDDSSRCTEWYAIYFAFQSALTLLLSVVAEPDNPSAVLWRQVIMSTAAWFHKCRSMTALGASYARVLENVLGATPQSAEAAGLAGLQSLLSSWSTAAQDAAVQEGNGNGDLGFDMDRYWLEIWGLTSGIGATLDTALVEAGLQPEV, translated from the exons ATGCGGTgcgagcacgacggccgcgagtgCTCGTacggcgagaaggagcgcaagACGCCGCTCACGCGCCAGCGCAtgaccgagctcgaggaccg CATCGCACTGTACGACAAGGTCTGGCACGGCGTGTTTTCGGGGTATGAGTTTGACGCTGCGTGCGACGACTTTGAAGCGCGCGGCCCGGGCGACGTGCTCTCCAAGCTCGCTGCGTTGCACTTTAGCGACGTGGTGAAAGCGcaagcaccagcaccagcaccagccaAGGTGGCTGAGCTCATCACGCCGGCGTCTCCTCCTCCAAAGCGGTCGGCCGCTACatcggcagcagcagacgccgaagacgacgacgacgacctccccGCTACGCTTCCGCCGACCCGTGCCCACTCGCCCGCGGCTGTCGTGGCAccgctccccctcctcgagcCAGATACAGCGTACAACTACGAgtgggccgaggacgcggccatcccgccgcgcgacgacgcgggcatGGGCTCGATGATCCACGGGCGGGGCACGAGCTACTTTGGCCTGTCGTCTGGCGCGGCATTCCTCAACGCCATCCAGAAGCTCACCCCCGTGCGGGTACAGGGCATCTCTCCTGTCCAGGTCACGgagcacgcggcggccggcATGATCCTCTCGGACGACCAgtggtcgccgccgcacgacCAGTTCTCCTCCCCACACGACTGGGACAGCCCGACTGCCGCGACCGTCGCTATCCCCCCGTACTCCGAGGTGCGGGGCTACGTCGACGGCTACTTCAAGTACTTCCACCCCATCACGACGATCGTGCATGAGCCCACTATCCGTGCACAGGTGACTGGCGCGCTTCGCGTCCCTGCGAAACCGGGCACTGAGGTGCTCCTCAACATGGTGTTCGCGATGGGCGCGCTCGATTCCGGCATGAGCGCGCAGAGCGCCGACGGGAACAAGTActacctcgtcgcgcggcgtgccctcgagcgcgacattCTCGAGGGCGGGACGCTGTCGCTCGTACAAGGGCTCGCCATCATGTCCAACTATCTGCAGCGGTCAGGGCGCCCAAACGCGGGGTACATGTGCCTCGGGTGGGCGCTGCGCATGGCCATGACACTGGGCCTGCACACGCCCGTCACGTCGCCGCGGTGCACGCCGTTCGAGCGCGAGATGCGTCTGCGTGTGTGGTGGGCCGTGGTCACCATCGAGGCTGGGTGCTCAGTCACCTTTGGCCGGCcgcaccccgccggcgcgttcCAGCTCGATGCGGCGCCGATCCCCATCAactgcgacgacgagcacctgACTGTCGGCAGCGCGGACCCGCCGGGAAACATCGGCGAGGTGACAATGTACACGGCGCTCGTGTACCAGTCGCGCCTGGCACGCGTGAcctgcgcgctcgtcgaccgcatCCTGCACTCGaaccccgcgccggcggtaCACGAGCTGAGAAAGTACGACAACCGGATAGTCTCGGTCATCGAGTCGATGCCAGAGTACATGCGCACTGCGCCACCCCCAGGACCATACGGCCTGGCGATGAGCATCCAGCACTGGCGCACGCGCGACATCCGCGCGATTCTGTACCGCCccctgctgctcggcgcggcgtgggggAACCGTACCGGCCTGTCCGGGGAAGTTCTCGACGCGATAGA GACGTGCCGGTCCCTCGCGGTAGAGAATCTACAAGACATTGCCAAGTTCATGGCCAACACGGAcgactcgtcgcgctgcacAGAGTGGTACGCAATCTACTTTGCGTTCCAGTCGGCCctcacgctgctgctgagcgtcgtcgccgaacCCGACAACCCGTCCGCTGTGCTCTGGCGTCAGGTGATCATGTCCACCGCGGCATGGTTCCACAAGTGCCGCTCAATGACCGCG CTCGGCGCAAGCTACGCCCGCGTGCTCGAGaacgtgctcggcgcgacgccgcagtCGGCCGAAGcggccggcctcgccggcctccAGAGCCTGCTCTCGTCGTggtccaccgccgcgcaggaCGCCGCCGTGCAAGAGGggaacggcaacggcgacctGGGGTTCGATATGGACCGCTACTGGCTCGAAATATGGGGGTTGACGTCGGGAATCGGCGCAACCCTGGACACTGCCCTCGTGGAAGCGGGCCTGCAACCAGAAGTGTAA